CTGCGGCTTGGGAGCGgagacggcggtggcggtgggcgaggacgacatggaggagatggaggaggagcacTCGGTGGTGGGGCTGGACTTCTGCGGGACGGCCACCGGGACCGGCACCGCGTGGCCGCCGCCGGCTCCGTGGTAGTAGTACTGGAGCGCCCCGAACatgtcgccgccggcgccggggtACTGCTGCTCCGCCCGGCCGCCGAAGCTGAGGATGTGGCGGTACGGGCCCGCCAGAGGAGGCAGGTACGAGGCGCAGGTgtgagaagcggcggcggcgtgggtgctGGAGTTGGTGGTGGTcgagacggcggcggaggagaggtAGGGGGAGGACGGCGACGGGCAGAGGAAGTAGTCGGCCATGGCCTCGTCCCCGAGTCCCAGCATGTCCATGTACCCTCTCCCTCCCGCCTCCGCCATGATCTCCTCTTCCTTCACCATGATCTCCAGCTCGTCCTGCCTGccacaccacaccacaccacCGGATTATGAGCAAGAGGAAAACACCCAAGATTCACGGAGATGATCTCGGCACGCAAGAACGGAGTCGAGAAAGTACCGGCCGGGGTCGGTCCTGTTCTTGCCTTGGGTCAAAGAAGTTTCGCGCCTTCCTTCCGCCGCTGCAGCGCTCTGCGAGCAGCACTGTGTTCAGAGTTCGGACCTCACGCGCACCTAGGCTGACACGAGCTTAAAAACGCTTCCACTTCTGAGCGTGGGGAGAAGCACGAGATTTGGGAGAGAGATGAGAGGGAGGATCGAGGTGGACCACGGTCGCCTCCTCGTGTACAGGTACGACCGAGGATGACCTTGGGGTAGGTGTGGGGACAGCTTGTCAGTACACTGTTTCAGTGTTGAAAGCGTTTAAGATATCTTTACAACTGAAAAGTGGATGCTAAAATACTAGCTTGAGAGAAAATAAAGGCTGGCCTCATCGCAGATCTTGTTTCATGTTTGGCTCGGAATagcaaacattaattgtttttccttctttctTTGATCAGAGCACCAAGATATTCGACCGCTCAGTACAAAAGTTACTGACAGAAGGCAACCAAATTTTACCATAGTactccgtctataaatagatgtctcaactttgtcaaaatatgaatgtatctagactcattttagtatctagatacatttaaatttgtcCTAAGTTGAGACATCTTTTATAGACGGAGGTTAGTATAAGCAATTTCGTCAAAAATGGAATCCATCAGGCTTTTTTTTTTGGCGAAACCCAGTACAGACGCtcacacatactccctccgtccacagatAAGTGTACATGCGAAGTTTTCAAGACAAATTATGGATTGAGGTAAAAAATAAACTGGGAAGATGCAAGTCaatatctctcctctttaattatttcacctccaataagctaacgTGTAGAAATCAAGGAAAACATGTGATGAatgttattgggtttgattttcgtgcgatgagagagaaacaatttttgctactttaatgtGCATTAGAAACATAGAAGTACGCTCTTTTGTGGACATAGTTTTaaactagatgtccacttatttatggacggagggagtacgtacatatactcacccctatgaacacacCTACACCCTAACCCTTTTAACATCTCCAAGAGATTGAGTCCAAAAAACTGATTTGATGGTTCATCTAAAAAATCACATtttacaattcaaaatttataatACTAACTTTGTGTTTAAAAGTAAGTGTTTTAGTtttatctagatatggatgtagtaAGGCACTTATTTTTATACTGAGAGAGTATTATAAACAAAAATTTAATCATATGTATAACAAACAAGCAAAGAATGATGACGCTTGCTCTGTTTGAATTCACATATTTTAGGTTTTGGCAAAGTCTATAACAAACAAGTTTGGTAAAAAAAATCGCAAATCAAGGGTGGATTCCATTTTGTATGTGTATTTATGACAAATATTGCCCCATTTATCTTACATTTCTATTGGAATATATCATCTAAAAATTGTCTGGAAACTATTTCACCGCCTTTTAGCATTTTGTATGTTCTCTTAGATGGACCAATGTGTTAGATAGATGTGAGAGGACAACAATGTGTAAAACTTTGAGTGAGTCATCAACGATCATGTCAAGTATCATCTAATACTCAAATCTTGATCCTCGCATTGCACCTTGCCCAAAAGACACGCATAGAGAAGATGGTCCAAAGTTTCTTAAAATAGGTACTTTGTCCGAAATTTCACTAGTGAGGTAACACAAGAAACTAGTGTAATTCACTTTATAATTATTAATTTCATTTTTCATCTTACAAAATTTATTTTGCATATTATGAAGAAAAGTCAAAGAAGGCTAAATGCACGGCAACTATAGTAATCTCAATTTGATGCATGTAATTTTGTTCATGTCGGTGACAAACAAAAGATTCTGTTAttgctgaatttttttaaaaggTCATATGATAAAACCAATATGTTGATGGTTATGTTATAAATCTAACTATCCATGTACTAACAAGTAACAACACAAGATACCACTGAATGAGAACTAATTTTTCTCCTATATTCAACGAATATTGTACAACTTGATACACATCACATTGTCATAGCATTCTAGCACATGAGCACTAAGATTCAAAAATATGGTGCAAATTTCCTCTCTAGAATGTGAGATCCACAAGAAGACGGAAAAATGTAATAGTGTGTGGCCAGGGATGTTGCCCAAATTGCAAATATGTGTGATTGGTGTGCTTGGAGATATGCTACTCCCTCCGGCCCATATTAATTGACGCACTTCAAGAGTACAATTGTATTGGACGCAGCTCAAGAGTACATTTGTACCGAACATAGTATATCGATATGCCAATTAATTTGGGTTGGAGAGAGTACTATATTTTACATATAGAAATATTGATAAAATGTAATATTCTATTTTCATTAATAAAATTATTCTCCTTCGATTGCATGATCCTAACCTTTAGGCCTTTTCAGACATATAAGCATTTCATAGATTTTTTTAGGACTCcgatctttagaattattttctaTGGATCCTCGTTGGATCAAATGAATGGTGCTACCCAAATTGATATGTATTGGACTCCTATGTCTCAATTTCATTGGAATTTGAACATCCACTCCAACCTATTTTTTAGACTCAAGTGCGTAGGATCGAGatacttcttttgttttttttgttttatcaaaATGAACATTCATGTAGTTTTCATGTGTCTTACGATTCTCTGTGTTGCACGAGCAAACTATGTGATCCACGTGTTTTTTCTATTCTTGTGTTATTCATCCATATATTCCAAAGAGACCcttaaatgaaaaaaaaagatgGTGTCGCCATTTAATTTAGAGCTAGTATGTTTGTAAATACTTTAAAAACAAGTCATATTTCCAACTTTATTGGATTAAAGTAACAAATAATTTCtccattcaaataaaaacaagacATTTTCCAACCATACTGGATAAAAACAACACATAGTTCCTCCACCCGAATTAAAAAAACAAGGCATCTTTCCAACCATAGCGGATAAAAATGACAAATTGCTTCCCCATACGGATAAAAGAAAACTATCTTTTTCATCGTCACGGAAATGAATAGACTGTTAGTTCGGAGAACACCAAGTTTAATATCGTTAAGTCGATTGTCGGGGGTGTTCCTCGACAATGTCCTCCGATAgggacttagggttgatggaatcctgcaagctgatacgagacatcggtgcacagacaaacggggggaacgatttacccaggttcggggccctcgatgaggtaaaacccttacgtcctgcttgtctgttcttgattataatgAAAAcggtgttacaatggggtgccgaatagttcggctgtgatctcgtcgagatagctaatcgctagggttacctagttctaagcttctgttggctaagatcgctaagattggtcgtgtcctcgatagcccctctcctggcctttatataggtggccaggtcccgagaggtttaATCGAGTACGggtaggtttacaatagatctatctctaatctttccttctTCGGCTCTTTccatgtcttgtacttcaagtaatctttcgtcgtaccgtcctagtggcccatcttgccttcgagtgccttcatgggcctccacctgggccgtatagggtagagcaatagtggttacccgaagggtaatgcccacgtcagtagcccccgagtgtctagccgaacatagttcgggtagagactgaagcatgtcttcttccgaacTCCTTTTCCTTGACCGTTCTTGCATTTCTTctgtcttctatcgggtgcgcgtcagcgctcccgatgggagtagcccccgagtctaggtacggatgctcgtgatccgtgcgtagactcaagttgtaccactcgaacaccttcttctgccgaagctttttctGCAAGCCTCTTGTAATGCATTCGATACATTTTCTTCATGCAAGGGATatcgaataacgtgcccaacttttgttggctaactgccgaaggcaaaacaacgttaccctacacagaatcaagtccccgggcatgatcctggagtgcgaaaaaagtcctgtcgggtgcgcatccagcgctcccgatgggagtagcccccgagtctgggcgcgggCGTATTATGCCTGGGCGCAGACTTGAGTCAACCATATCCTTCGAGTcttcatttttatcgggtgcgcgacagcgctcccgatgggagtagcccccgagcctaagtgcggatgcttgcaatccgcgcATAGGCTCAAATTGATCACCCGATCTTTTCTTATCCCTTCGCATGCAATCATccttcatgacgtcattgatgacgtttttctgtccccttgattCTGACTGATAAGACATGACCTGCCAGCcttgttttcaagcgattcctgctcctctttacacggttaacaaggcacctcctcgatttccgcgatcaCTAACTGGGGAAAGGCCCATTTTACAAACAGGAAGCCTTCTTTAAGAGATAAAAAATCCCTCTTATTCTCCTccattcatcttcttcgtcgttcTTGCCCTTCTTGTGTTCGTGACTGgagctcgcgccgccaccactatcTCTCTGATTCGttcagatctcgcaatggtgaagaagaaaatCCCTAGTGCCGCCGCCAGATCTTCTTCGGTTCTTGCGAAAGAGGTCGCTCCCaacgctcctcctccagctccggcgccgccggcgccaccaaGCTCAATAACCAAGCCTGGCGATTGGACAGCctcgaccgtcaccaagcgtgacgagaaaagGTCCCGAAGTCTGGGACTGATCTCCTCTGATGAGGGGAACGTAATCTTTCCGagtgcgatttctcgacctaatccccctgccggctttaccgtgatgttcctgtCGTTCTTGTACCGAGGCCTTTCCCTTCCTGTTCACGAATTCCTCCTCTATCTCCAGACGAACCTACGAAGTCCAAttgtggcaactcactcccaattcgattcttcacgttgctgtgttcattaccctctgcgaagcatatctgggcgtcgagccccactttggtttgtggaagaagatcttttacgtgaagagatacagcagtagcaatggatcttttgtcaccggaggagtaggatTCGTAGCTCGTTCAgatgttaattacttcaattttccaatgagagagtccgtgcaagggtggagattgaagtggttctacatCAAGGATTCTCCGTTACCCGAATGCCAGCTCCCTCGCTTTGTCGACGTCCTTGAAGCTAAGCCTAAGAATTCTTGGAAAAATgtcctctctcccgacgaaaaaacAACAGTCGATGAGTTATTTGccagattccttcggatcaaggaagctgACAGGCAAACCATGGTCGGTACAGAAGTAGCGGCAGTGtttctgaaacgtcgagtccaaccagtcatggctagggtccacccgatgtggttgtattcaggcccaAAAGATGAAACTAGAATCAATGCTGCCGAATTATCAGAAAAGGAActacttgatgaagtccgtcgcctcacttcCTTTATTCAAGAGGATTCGATCCCGCTAGTGTCTCCATATATTCCTTTCGATGCTGATCACCCAGCACCAGAGGTAATTCCCCCCTTAAAGTCTTGATATGCTGTTACCGACATATATTACCGTGATCTTTATTTACTTTTCCTTTCAACAGACTGACACAGCCTCCAAGGATTCTCATAACTTGCCAAACGacacttccgaaggaagaggctcttcagaaccTGTTGACTTTCGTACTGTTGAACACACAAGCCCATTCGACGAGCCTGATGAACCGATAAATTCTGAAACTGTCCATGCCAATTTCCGCCCACCAGCCGGTGATacctgcgacacagagggatcagtgcgcaatGACGACTCTGATCAcaatgcctttgttgatgcagctgcggaggaaaCCAGGGCTTCTCCTAAGAAGAGATCGATCGGCggttttgccgacgaagatgacctCCTTGATTTGTAAGTGCTTTTCTTCTTACTTTTTCAAATTCTTCTGATAATCTTGATTAATCGAATCTTCCTTGCAGTGATGATACTTTCATTGAGCCTCCGCCCAAGAAGGCCAGATCTGACGCCGTTTCGCCGACCgctgcagcttccgaagcttcggctcccaaAGCGGCTCCTGTGGTGCAGGCATCGACTGCCTCCTctctttccaaagggaaagatgctcctgctgctgctgcagctccTTCTCCTGTAAGTCTTTGTTGATTTTAACAAGAATCTTTTGGAATGTGCCCTTTGCTTAACAATCTCTGTAAATCATTCCCTTTCTTTAAGGATCTtcgaggtgtgatatcctctttgGAGGCTTTtgcctctcaattcacctctctggaggcggacaagattcggctgcaggaggaggctaggtcttcctcttcaaagttggatggcgccatcaaaaaggccgccgtagcccgccaggaggtcgactccttGAAAGAGGAGCTGAACAAGCTGAAGGagcggctgaaggaggaggaagctcgggcggCAGAAAAGGCTGAACTCCTCCGTCAATCTGCTTTGGCCCTGCTTGGTAAGTCCCTTTATTCCTTATATATCATTACTTTTTATGGTTCTGCTTCTTCGTCAATGATTTCCTTTGACTACTTGCAGAAGCTGCCGACATCCCTGCTACTGCTTTGGACAAAGTTCCGAgcaactctccggcaaatggtgtgtcgacggTTCTCGCCGCTCACCAACTCACCCGGGTGCTCCTTGACAAAggaaagggtgctctggcgcggatgcactcgatgatactCCCCAAGGCCACGCAGGGAAGACTGCAGGGCAGTTAATCGATGCTTTCGCAatcgacaccaaggaggtcatcgaggtattcaagcgtacctcgcgtacctatggcgccctacttgccttccaacttatgatgggttacagcTTTAAGGCTAAtattgaagaaatgactaaggagctgccgaaaggaaAAGATGGGCAATCTATTGATCTAAGTACTTTTACGGCGtctgcccgtacttgtgctcgccagctccttgatttaGTCTCGAGAAAAACATCGGTTGGCCCTAGCCTGTCGACCCAGACTCAAGCTCCTTGATCATTGTAACATTTTTACCCTTgggctagcatggaacatcattcTGCTGTGAGAACTTTAAGTTTGTAATGAATATTATGCCGGCAATGTTGCTAGCATTTTTTTTATCGTAATATCTCCACTTGAACTTCTCCTGATAGGAATTGCTTAtgcctctcccgatgggagttttgctGAATGTTTAGTTTGACCACACTATCTTCTTTGACACTGTTgactgcaggttttcccagtaccctcgtttgttgatgactccTCTGGTATTGTTCCCGAAAACGATCGGATCCAACGGATGAAGGATCGCATCGCCCAGATGGAGAAAGAcctacgcagcacttatgccctGGCCGCGATTAtcaacaagaagagcgagattgcagccgacgtggagcggtatgctcttactgagctacataaGGCCACCGAGGgcttgaactgtgagtccttTAATCTCTTTACCCTTTGAGTGATAGCATTTTTTCTGATCCTTTTTTGCTTCCTtatcagtcatagctctgaatcgTGCGGAGGAGAGCAAACGGATTCACGATCGTGTGAATGCCTTGGTCGAGTTATCctcagccgaagaaattttctggcgagAACACTCGAAGGCATCGGCTGTCGCACGGTTATAAGTCGAGTTCAACaggtccaccacttcttcgacaaaTGCTATAGAgccatgagggtggtttggaagacgatgtttcctttgaacgcagttccccccACGCTTCTTGCGTTAATGTCGGAGTTTGGTAACGCCAGGAAGGTCCGGGACTTGGTGCGTGCACAAGTTTTTGGAGGAGCCAAGTTTACGCTTGCTCTTGTACTTGCCCGTTATCCTTTGGCAGGTTTACTCTCGATTGCCAACGCTACTGGAGAGTTGGAAGCACTGTATCCGAAGGTGTTGTTGCCTGCAaacataattgtcgacagactcgagagagattcgaaggtacctgaagaaaaggAAACTCCACAAGTGTGATCTTAGGGTTTTAAGAACTGTTTGTAAATAGTTTGACAATCTTATCCAAGCGTGTAGATGACGCTTTTTTATttggtagatacatgcatatgtatttttaccatattattgccgttggcaagtttcaattttgagcgaatcttagttgctcgttttTGAATGTATGTATGTTGGTTGGTTTAGCAAATcatgtgagtgatcagctcgtgttgcaggtcttgctaaacctgttgtgtgcgcaactttgctttcaaccgttgtaAATTTCGACagacactcccgaatatttcgggtgtagtgacTCTGTCGAAGAGCCCGTTGTTCCTTggtatttccataagtgaaatatcgaacgtgggttgttgtttatgtgtatttccaaactcttgctatttacggcactcgtagaggcatctataacaGAGGGAGGAGTGAACTTCTttctagcactcgtagaggctttctgGAGGACGATCTTCTGccctatactatgtttgtatagtgatggggcttagaagtttgtagccactgcaatgcttaacaaagaatCGAAACTTAAGTTCTTATTGATAAGGTAAGCGTAATGCTAGAGGGCGAAAGGGAAGGCCCTGTTTATACtaaaggaaaaacaaaaataaacactgAGAAACTGTTTAAGCAAGGAAAGGTTCTTCTCTTCGTCTGGCTTCTTCACCATGTTGGGGGTGGCCGCGGCGTTATTGATTTCACCAGGGGTTTGAGCAGTGACTGCCAGCGTCTTGTTGTTTTCTATGGCTTCTGCATCATCAACTGCCGAACCTTTGACTGCCGAAGCTTTTGTTGCCAAAGCTCCTCGCTGCTGAGGCTTCTGTCGTCGAGGCTTtaagagcaaggtcggctggcttccttTTGCTTCCCCTGTCATCCTTTTCTTCCTTGATTTCACGCAGCAACAACTTAGGTGGAGGTTTAATAAATTCTTGCTTGCTCCCAAACTTTGCTGCGATCCTCTGAAAATCGCGGTCGCAACTGTCTGAGCGtgaaaagcttccatggactGTAATGTTCGTCCCTTTGTTGCCAGGCATCTTCAGCTTGAGATAAGCGTAGTGCGGtacggccatgaacttggcgtaggctggtctcccgagtatggcatgatactgcgactcccagtttactacctcaaactcgatcttctccttcctgaaattgtcagatctgccgaagacaacgttcgaGTAAATTCTTCCAAGGGAATAACCTGGTTCGAGTTGGCAAAatcccgtggaagcaggtgtctgtctcTTCCAGCATTCCCATGGTGATTCCCatgcttttgattgtgtcgatgaaaatcaggtttaacccgctcccaccatccataaagactttgctcatcttgaatccccctATCTGTGCCTCGACTACCAGGGCAGCGTGtcccggttttggtatggtcgTCGGGTGGTCTgcccgactgaacgtaatgttctgagaggaccactcgacgtactcggggatgtttgccatgatgctttcggccaggttgatttctctagtgagcttcttcatctctcttctcgagacacccgtcttgtggatcatactcatctgcccacgtggtggtggaaacgcctcgttgggttgatgagattgagcctgctggacttggtgctgtggtggaggtggaggaggaggtggtaacGATTGTTGTCCTGACCGCTGAATGAGTTtatgcatgtcaaggaactgtcgacaatccctgAGAAGGTGGCTTGACTTCGTTTTACCGTCCTTGgagtcgacatacgagtgcaagtaacagggggCATTGATCTGTTCAGCATAGGGTAACTCGGGAGCCCTCTGGTTGCCGTGGCTTATAGTTGCcgcggtttccagagttgttccggttgccatcttgtcgatcgtctcttctttcATCATACTGATCATCATGTCGATCggaatatcctgcggctaccagattGTTGTCGTCGTAGTTGCGatttttcctccttttgttccgATCCCTTCGGCTGCCTGAATCGTGCtttggctggtcatcgtcttcatcatcgctgcgctGGCGTggtcttcgcacgttgtcctcgccattagcccaactgttggcgatttccatcagCTTGgtgatggtttttggctttttgtgtccaagttcttctatgtaactttcacgtcggacgccatcgctgaaagcgtcgattgctctgtctacggatacatcttcggcagcgtttaggagtttggtgaatctcccaatGTACGAGCGCattgactccttctgcttctgctggcagcTGCGTAgctcctcaatcccgacgggtcttttgtatgttgcctggaagttagcaacgaaggcatctaccaggtcgtcccatgatttgatggaacctttcggcagcccccttaaccaggctcgcgctgagtccttcaagtagagctgcaaacactgcattgctgctatctggttccctttatgcagaatcacagtctgcaggtaatcgtctatccaagatcttggttcctgctgcccatcatacTTGGCAGCGTCGGTGGGAGTAGGCTTGAATTTCTTGGGTGGCATTGTCTCGCGGATTTTATAActcaaacaatcggctccccttagTTCGCCATCATACTCTTGATCCTCGTCTGAGGAGTCGCTGTCATCATCCTtcctggcggcgcgtcgtcgtcttgctttgtcgattcGGCTCTGGGTGATTTtatcccgagcgtctctcgccCGATGTTTCGAACCAGTGGCTTGTACCGTGGTTTTCTCCTTCTGCGGGAATAGATTGTTCCCCAATatggcgagactttctagggcaccgcgGTGAGCttgtgccatggatccttcgggtcgttggttgatgaggtacgcgGCGAGATTGGTTGTTGCTCCCGCAACGTTCTTCGGTCGAGGCATGCCTGCGGTATCTGTGGTCATGAAAGATTTGgttagattcgacgttatttctctggcgtcgtcTTCTGAGAGCCTGGACATCCTTGACCGATTTTTTCCTGCTCCAAGAGCGTTTCGGGAAGCGCTTCCTTGCGAAGCTCTCCGTCGCTCGCTGGATcgttctgccgcagataggcgtctctcgagggtagcTTGCTctctcgacaggtgctcccggtttttctctagtatagagcggtatgtgtttagggttccaaccgaggttcctgcggggagcggggtGTTATTGACTACGGCTGTTCTGGCTGCAGCCCACTCTTCATCCGCGATGGTATAGTCGCTGTCACGATTGCTAGCGCTGTTTTCGAAGCTCGCCCTCCTGCTGGAACGAGGCGTGCGGTCTCCGtctccttgatggcgtgtaactcacacgttcgttgggaaccccaagaggaaggtatgatgcgcacagtagcaagttttccctcagaaagaaaccaaggtttaatcgaaccaggaggagccaagaagcacgttgaaggttgatggtggcgaaatgtgatgcggcgcaacaccggggattccggcgccaacgcggaacctgcacaacacaaccaaagtactttgtcccaacgaaacagtgaggttgtcaatctcaccggcttgctgtaacaaaggattaaacgtatcgagtggaagatgtttgcaaagaaaacaataaacacaattgcagtagattgtatgctatgtaaagaataggaccggggtccacagttcactagaggtgtctctcccataagataaaagcatgttgggtgaacaaattacagtcgggcaattgacaaatagagaaaggcataacaatgcatatacatgatatgataaatatattgagatttaattgggcattacgacaaagtacatagaccgccatccaactgcatctatgcctaaaaagtccaccttcaggttatcatccgaaccccattcggtattaagttgctaagcaacgagacaattgcattaagtatggtgcgtaatgtaatcgacaactacatccttagacatagaatcaatgttttatccctagtggcaacgagcacatccacaaccttagaactttctcgtcacttgtcccagcatttaatggaggcatgaacccactatcgagcataaatactccctcttggagttaagagtacaaacttggccagagcctctactaataacggagatcatgcaagatcataaacaacacataaacaatagattgataatcaccataatcatagtactctctatccatcggatcccgacaaacacaacatatagtattacagatagatgatcttgatcatgttaggcagctcacaagatccaacaatgaagcacaacaaggagaagacgaccatctagctactgctatggacccatggtccaggggtgaactactcactcatcactccggaggcgaccatggcggtgtagagtcctccgggagattaatcccctctccggcgagggtgccggaggcgatctcccgaatcccccgagatgggattcgcggcggcggcgtctccggaaggttttccgtatcgtggctctcggtgctgggggtttcgcgacggagactttaagtaggcggaagggcaacgcggggggcacacgaggggcccgggggtagggccgcgcggccggggcttgggccgcgccgccctgtcccccggctgcctcgtggccccacttcgttatctcttcggtcttccggaagcttcgtgcaaaaataggaccactgggcgaaagtttcgtccaattccgagaatatttccttactaggatttctgaaaccaaaaacagcgagaaaacgacaagcggctcttcggcatcttgttaataggttagttccggaaaatgcataaatatgacatataatgtgcataaaacatgtaggtatcatcaataaagtagcatggaacat
This is a stretch of genomic DNA from Lolium rigidum isolate FL_2022 unplaced genomic scaffold, APGP_CSIRO_Lrig_0.1 contig_30536_1, whole genome shotgun sequence. It encodes these proteins:
- the LOC124680920 gene encoding transcription factor bHLH113-like: MVKEEEIMAEAGGRGYMDMLGLGDEAMADYFLCPSPSSPYLSSAAVSTTTNSSTHAAAASHTCASYLPPLAGPYRHILSFGGRAEQQYPGAGGDMFGALQYYYHGAGGGHAVPVPVAVPQKSSPTTECSSSISSMSSSPTATAVSAPKPQPPKKKGSRSSDQRKAAAAPAAAAGNKRPRVRRERLGERILALQQLVSPFGKTDTASVLHEALGYIRFLHEQVQVLSSPYMQRLPPSAPRAPEPPRAPSDLRSRGLCLVPVACTDHVAGGGNGNGADVWSTVAAMGGLDFN